One window of the Archangium primigenium genome contains the following:
- the speA gene encoding biosynthetic arginine decarboxylase, translating to MPSHTPQHRWTLADAQDTYGIRNWGSPYFGVNDKGHVCVHPDGPSAPSMDLKELVDEVRRRGIGLPLLLRFTDVLRHRVVHLNHAFRKAISEHNYKGVYQGVYPIKVNQHRYVAETIVETGKQFAYGLEAGSKPELLAVMALLDQEDALVICNGYKDEEYVETALRFSRLGRKVILVVEKPSELPLIAEVARKTGISPRIGMRVKLSSRGAGRWEASGGDRSKFGLSSSELMAALGFLRESGLLPCFELLHFHLGSQISNIRNVKNALREVGRFFVEVARLGAPLKYLDVGGGLGVDYDGSQTNFTSSMNYTTEEYANDVVFSVMEACDAAGVTHPTLVSESGRAIVAHHAVLIVDVLGTSEFDPAQVPEKVDEKAPSVVRNLWSSFRDVTNKNLLETYHDAQEYKEESLTLFSLGHLSLEQRVTAENIFWALCHKIMRTAREAGEIPEELEALEKQLSDTYFCNFSVFQSLPDSWAIDQLFPIMPIHRLNEKPTRQGVLADITCDSDGKIDHFIDKREVKDALELHSLNNDDYYLGIFLVGAYQEILGDLHNLFGDTHAVQVSLAPNGGYLIDHVVEGDTVTEVLNYVSYNKDDLVAKLRKSTEVALRNGRLTLDESRQLLRLYEEGLSGYTYLEREVDASFVANNGQLKLVVPENKASPGTGT from the coding sequence ATGCCTTCCCACACCCCTCAGCACCGATGGACCCTCGCCGACGCCCAGGACACCTACGGCATCCGAAACTGGGGCTCGCCCTACTTCGGCGTCAACGACAAGGGTCATGTGTGCGTCCATCCGGACGGGCCGAGCGCCCCGAGCATGGACCTCAAGGAGCTGGTGGATGAGGTGCGGCGCCGGGGCATCGGCCTGCCGTTGCTGCTGCGGTTCACGGACGTGTTGCGCCACCGCGTGGTGCACCTGAACCACGCCTTCCGCAAGGCCATCTCCGAGCACAACTACAAGGGCGTCTACCAGGGCGTCTACCCCATCAAGGTCAACCAGCACCGCTACGTGGCGGAGACCATCGTCGAGACCGGCAAGCAGTTCGCCTACGGCCTGGAGGCCGGCAGCAAGCCGGAGCTGCTCGCGGTGATGGCGCTCCTGGATCAGGAAGACGCGCTCGTCATCTGCAACGGCTACAAGGACGAGGAGTACGTGGAGACGGCGCTGCGCTTCTCGCGCCTGGGCCGCAAGGTCATCCTCGTGGTGGAGAAGCCCAGCGAGCTGCCGCTCATCGCCGAGGTGGCGCGCAAGACGGGCATCTCCCCGCGCATCGGCATGCGCGTGAAGCTGTCCAGCCGCGGCGCCGGCCGGTGGGAGGCCTCGGGCGGAGACCGCTCCAAGTTCGGCCTGTCCTCCTCCGAGCTGATGGCGGCGCTGGGCTTCCTGCGCGAGTCGGGGCTGCTGCCCTGCTTCGAGCTGTTGCACTTCCACCTGGGCAGCCAGATCTCCAACATCCGCAACGTGAAGAACGCGCTGCGCGAGGTGGGCCGCTTCTTCGTGGAGGTGGCGCGCCTGGGGGCGCCGCTCAAGTACCTGGACGTGGGCGGCGGCCTGGGCGTGGACTACGACGGCTCGCAGACCAACTTCACCTCCTCCATGAACTACACCACGGAGGAGTACGCCAACGACGTGGTGTTCTCCGTGATGGAGGCGTGTGACGCCGCGGGCGTGACGCACCCCACCCTCGTGTCCGAGTCCGGCCGCGCCATCGTGGCGCACCACGCGGTGCTCATCGTGGACGTGCTGGGCACCAGCGAGTTCGACCCGGCGCAGGTGCCGGAGAAGGTGGACGAGAAGGCGCCCAGCGTGGTGCGCAACCTCTGGTCCTCCTTCCGCGACGTGACGAACAAGAACCTGCTGGAGACCTACCACGACGCCCAGGAGTACAAGGAGGAGAGCCTCACCCTCTTCTCCCTGGGCCACCTGTCGCTCGAGCAGCGCGTGACGGCGGAGAACATCTTCTGGGCGCTCTGCCACAAGATCATGCGCACCGCGCGTGAGGCGGGGGAGATCCCCGAGGAGCTCGAGGCGCTGGAGAAGCAGCTGTCGGACACCTACTTCTGCAACTTCTCGGTGTTCCAGTCGCTGCCGGACTCGTGGGCCATCGATCAGCTCTTCCCGATCATGCCCATCCACCGGCTCAACGAGAAGCCCACGCGCCAGGGCGTGCTCGCGGACATCACGTGCGACTCGGACGGGAAGATCGACCACTTCATCGACAAGCGCGAGGTGAAGGACGCGCTCGAGCTGCACTCGCTCAACAACGATGACTACTACCTGGGCATCTTCCTGGTGGGCGCCTACCAGGAGATCCTCGGCGACCTGCACAACCTCTTCGGCGACACGCACGCGGTGCAGGTGTCCCTGGCGCCCAACGGCGGCTACCTGATCGACCACGTGGTGGAGGGCGACACGGTGACCGAGGTGCTCAACTACGTGAGCTACAACAAGGACGACCTCGTGGCGAAGCTGCGCAAGTCCACCGAGGTGGCGCTGCGCAACGGCCGCCTGACCCTGGACGAGTCGCGCCAGCTCTTGCGCCTGTACGAGGAAGGCCTGTCCGGCTACACGTACCTGGAGCGCGAGGTGGACGCCTCCTTCGTGGCCAACAACGGCCAGCTCAAGCTGGTGGTGCCCGAGAACAAGGCCTCTCCCGGCACCGGCACCTGA
- the clpX gene encoding ATP-dependent Clp protease ATP-binding subunit ClpX, producing the protein MESSARRESPILTPREIYERLDRFVIGQEAAKRAVAIAAHNHLKRVQARRMRRASLIKKSNILLIGPTGSGKTHIARNLAEILSVPFTTVDATEYTEAGYYGKDVEVMVADLLFKSNHSVEDTQRGIIFIDEVDKIARRSQGARNGAGSRDIGGEGVQQALLKLLEGREVFVPMNVTQSFNRGDTVSIDTRDILFICAGTFSDLQEYGHLSESRVMGFGSSETQRLQRRITTKQLVDFGMLSEFLGRLPVVVQLGLLGEPELLRVLTEPPDSIVREYGELLGMDGIELDLTEDALREVVHFSVDKGLGARGLRSIIEHVMADVMFDAPERRMRRVTVDREFVRSRLVGLEAGAGLGA; encoded by the coding sequence ATGGAGTCGTCCGCACGCAGGGAATCACCCATCCTGACTCCCCGGGAGATCTACGAGCGGCTCGACCGCTTCGTGATCGGGCAGGAGGCGGCCAAGCGGGCCGTGGCCATCGCCGCGCACAACCACCTCAAGCGGGTTCAAGCCCGCCGGATGCGGCGCGCCTCGCTCATCAAGAAGTCCAACATCCTGCTCATCGGACCCACGGGCAGCGGCAAGACGCACATCGCCCGCAACCTGGCGGAGATCCTCTCCGTGCCTTTCACCACCGTGGACGCCACCGAGTACACGGAGGCCGGCTACTACGGCAAGGACGTGGAGGTCATGGTCGCCGACCTGCTCTTCAAGTCCAACCATTCGGTGGAGGACACCCAGCGCGGCATCATCTTCATCGACGAGGTGGACAAGATCGCCCGGCGCTCCCAGGGCGCGCGCAACGGGGCGGGCAGCCGGGACATCGGCGGCGAGGGCGTGCAGCAGGCGCTGCTCAAGCTCCTGGAGGGACGTGAGGTCTTCGTCCCCATGAACGTCACCCAGTCCTTCAACCGCGGGGACACGGTCTCCATCGACACCCGGGACATCCTGTTCATCTGCGCGGGCACGTTCTCGGACCTGCAGGAGTACGGGCACCTGTCCGAGTCGCGGGTCATGGGCTTTGGCTCGTCGGAGACCCAGCGGCTGCAGCGGCGCATCACCACCAAGCAGCTCGTGGACTTCGGCATGCTGTCGGAGTTCCTCGGCCGCCTGCCCGTGGTGGTGCAGCTGGGCCTCTTGGGCGAGCCGGAGCTCTTGCGCGTGCTCACCGAGCCGCCCGACTCCATCGTGCGCGAGTACGGGGAGCTCCTGGGCATGGACGGCATCGAGCTGGACCTCACCGAGGACGCCCTGCGCGAGGTGGTGCACTTCTCGGTGGACAAGGGCCTGGGGGCCCGCGGCCTGCGCTCCATCATCGAGCACGTGATGGCGGACGTGATGTTCGACGCGCCCGAGCGGCGCATGCGCCGCGTCACCGTGGATCGGGAGTTCGTCCGGAGCCGGCTGGTGGGGCTCGAGGCGGGGGCGGGGCTCGGGGCTTGA
- a CDS encoding CvpA family protein produces MTIDLIILGLTLVFALVGAATGAARQIAHMLALTAAWFVSRRLGPVLGPRMAELLGGTPLLIGTLAASLLLFVVLLVTVRYVLTQILRRLFGAQDSEKRGVDGALGFILGGLKVVLIAYVALSALVFVEKNVVVAGKKFGLSPKDSLCFDLARRYNAFELTQFSAVRDMVAVTRVMTHPEQARHLSNDPAYKALKQDPRYQKALSDRNLRAAIERGDTQEVLRSNIVMQLLQDPEFVARLGAVAHASESDDAAPREKAAPRGDVKPRAPPPPRAPPAGSGRTPDPR; encoded by the coding sequence GTGACGATCGATCTCATCATCCTGGGCCTGACGCTGGTGTTCGCCCTGGTGGGCGCCGCGACCGGGGCGGCCCGGCAGATCGCCCACATGTTGGCGCTCACCGCGGCCTGGTTCGTCTCACGCCGGCTGGGCCCCGTGCTGGGGCCGCGCATGGCCGAGCTGCTCGGGGGCACGCCGCTGCTCATCGGCACGCTCGCCGCCTCGCTCCTGCTCTTCGTCGTGCTGCTGGTGACGGTGCGCTACGTGCTCACCCAGATCCTGCGGCGGCTCTTCGGCGCCCAGGATTCCGAGAAGCGCGGGGTGGATGGTGCCCTGGGCTTCATTCTCGGCGGCCTCAAGGTCGTGCTCATCGCCTACGTGGCGCTCAGCGCGCTCGTCTTCGTGGAGAAGAACGTGGTGGTGGCGGGCAAGAAGTTCGGCCTGTCGCCCAAGGACTCGCTCTGCTTCGACCTGGCGCGGCGCTACAACGCCTTCGAACTGACGCAGTTCTCCGCGGTGCGCGACATGGTGGCGGTGACGCGGGTGATGACCCACCCCGAGCAGGCCCGGCACCTGTCCAATGATCCGGCCTACAAGGCCCTCAAGCAGGACCCGCGCTACCAGAAGGCGCTGTCGGACCGGAACCTGCGCGCCGCGATCGAGCGCGGCGACACCCAGGAGGTCCTGCGCAGCAACATCGTGATGCAACTGCTGCAGGATCCCGAGTTCGTCGCCCGGCTCGGAGCGGTGGCCCATGCCTCCGAGTCGGACGATGCGGCGCCCCGGGAGAAGGCGGCGCCGCGAGGGGACGTCAAGCCCCGAGCCCCGCCCCCGCCTCGAGCCCCACCAGCCGGCTCCGGACGAACTCCCGATCCACGGTGA
- a CDS encoding J domain-containing protein, producing MSQPPNGGGKPAAPPPPPAEASQTPTAAPASPGVAAPLPSVARPTVKLPTVPPVASAARPTTKIPAVPPAAPPAAPPVRPPGTPTGSRPTVGGIPSIAPARASSPGVPPVPPRVASPSATALPPVVPPSAPARPPSGVGIARPPPPPPSAIQPPPRPSMPSIAPLVPSVAPAIAPAVAPAIAPAVAPVTPPAAAVARPTLSTPAAPPPPPPAASKSEPDPAQMASLAARCARLDELDYFEILMVERTVPPADIKKAFYRESRAYHPDRYFHLDDKELKERVNELYKRVTEAYYVLRDDAKRRQYTADISGPERAHKLRFTETSEAETRAASKRQVEEQIGVHPKGRQFYQTGAADADAGRWASAERNLKMALTYEPANARYKEKLAEVQKVLLEEARKQGDAFKIR from the coding sequence ATGTCCCAGCCCCCCAATGGTGGCGGCAAACCCGCCGCGCCTCCGCCGCCCCCGGCCGAGGCCTCCCAGACCCCGACCGCCGCGCCGGCCTCCCCGGGCGTGGCCGCCCCGCTGCCGAGCGTCGCGCGCCCCACGGTGAAGCTGCCCACCGTTCCGCCCGTCGCCTCGGCCGCGCGGCCCACGACGAAGATTCCCGCGGTGCCCCCCGCCGCGCCGCCGGCGGCGCCCCCCGTGCGCCCTCCGGGCACGCCCACGGGCTCCCGGCCCACGGTGGGCGGGATTCCGAGCATCGCGCCCGCGCGAGCCTCGTCCCCGGGAGTGCCGCCCGTGCCCCCGCGTGTCGCGAGCCCGTCCGCCACGGCGCTGCCGCCCGTGGTGCCCCCTAGCGCGCCCGCGCGGCCCCCCTCGGGCGTGGGCATCGCCCGGCCGCCGCCCCCGCCCCCCTCGGCCATCCAGCCGCCCCCGCGCCCGTCCATGCCGTCCATCGCGCCGCTCGTGCCGTCGGTGGCGCCCGCCATCGCCCCAGCCGTGGCTCCGGCCATCGCCCCGGCCGTGGCGCCGGTGACGCCACCCGCCGCGGCCGTCGCCCGCCCCACCCTGTCCACGCCCGCCGCCCCGCCGCCTCCGCCCCCGGCCGCCAGCAAGTCCGAGCCGGATCCGGCGCAGATGGCCTCGCTCGCCGCGCGCTGCGCCCGGCTGGATGAGCTGGACTACTTCGAGATCCTCATGGTGGAGCGCACGGTGCCCCCCGCGGACATCAAGAAGGCCTTCTACCGCGAGAGCCGCGCCTACCACCCGGACCGCTACTTCCACCTGGACGACAAGGAGCTCAAGGAGCGCGTCAACGAGCTCTACAAGCGCGTCACCGAGGCCTACTACGTGCTGCGCGACGACGCGAAGCGCCGCCAGTACACGGCCGACATCTCCGGCCCGGAGCGCGCCCACAAGCTGCGCTTCACCGAGACCTCCGAGGCCGAGACGCGCGCCGCGTCCAAGCGCCAGGTGGAGGAGCAGATCGGCGTGCACCCCAAGGGCCGCCAGTTCTACCAGACGGGCGCCGCGGACGCGGACGCTGGCCGGTGGGCCTCGGCCGAGCGCAACCTGAAGATGGCGCTCACCTACGAGCCCGCCAACGCGCGCTACAAGGAAAAGCTCGCCGAGGTGCAGAAGGTGCTGCTCGAGGAGGCGCGCAAGCAGGGCGACGCCTTCAAGATTCGCTGA